A stretch of Candidatus Saccharimonadales bacterium DNA encodes these proteins:
- the secF gene encoding protein translocase subunit SecF produces the protein MNIIGRRRIWYSISLAVILPGLISLVVFHLKLGIDFKGGSLLEIQGGGNASAITAQAKTLGFQDVTVTSGSGEHLLIRYRDPGSPDQAEARHKEFKAALATTGLSEISYSTIGSSVSRDITRNALLAIAAASFAIVCYVAFAFRNAPPPVSPWSFGVTAIIALLHDAFFVLGVFSLLGHFFGIEVDALFVTAVLTVIGFSVHDTIVVFDRIRENLRRERASFETVVNDSILETFARSINTSLTVLLTLLALFLFGGESIRYFVLALLVGVASGTYSSIFNASPLLVSWHNYKLKRAKARP, from the coding sequence ATGAACATCATTGGCCGCCGCCGAATCTGGTACTCGATTTCATTAGCAGTCATTTTGCCAGGGCTAATTTCGCTAGTGGTCTTCCATTTAAAGTTGGGTATTGATTTCAAAGGCGGCTCCTTGCTCGAAATTCAAGGTGGGGGGAATGCTAGCGCCATTACGGCTCAGGCCAAAACTTTGGGTTTTCAGGACGTAACTGTTACCTCTGGCAGTGGTGAACATTTGCTAATTCGCTACCGAGATCCCGGCAGCCCAGATCAAGCCGAAGCCCGTCACAAGGAATTCAAGGCTGCCTTAGCCACTACTGGTTTGAGTGAAATTAGCTATAGCACGATTGGTTCAAGTGTTAGCCGCGATATTACCCGCAATGCCTTGCTAGCAATTGCCGCAGCCTCATTTGCCATCGTTTGCTACGTGGCCTTTGCCTTTCGTAATGCGCCACCGCCGGTCAGCCCGTGGAGTTTTGGCGTTACCGCGATAATTGCCTTGTTGCATGATGCCTTCTTTGTACTAGGTGTTTTTTCGCTGCTAGGACACTTCTTTGGCATCGAGGTTGATGCCTTGTTCGTGACTGCGGTTCTAACCGTTATTGGCTTTAGTGTCCACGATACCATTGTGGTGTTCGACCGCATTCGCGAGAACTTGCGCCGCGAACGGGCCAGCTTTGAAACCGTCGTAAACGATAGCATTCTGGAAACCTTCGCCCGTTCCATTAATACTTCGCTAACCGTGCTACTAACGCTTCTAGCGCTCTTCCTCTTCGGCGGCGAAAGCATTCGCTACTTCGTGCTAGCGCTATTAGTCGGGGTAGCATCCGGTACTTATTCATCGATCTTCAACGCCTCACCACTGCTAGTGAGCTGGCACAACTATAAATTGAAGCGAGCTAAAGCCAGGCCATGA
- a CDS encoding NUDIX domain-containing protein — translation MIEHETGNERQPTSRGAGIIFHIKPTDQLMFFLRDDRPDISCPGMIDIIGGHLEGDESPEEAARREVGEELKDKDTGQSFVASDIKLFKTWVDDRPGEHNVFVAELDSVPNLRTDEGQGLVFLTREQARSTNFAYGYSEVVNEYLDSLEATSENPAS, via the coding sequence ATGATTGAGCACGAAACAGGTAACGAGCGACAGCCTACAAGCCGTGGTGCGGGTATTATCTTTCATATCAAGCCCACCGATCAATTGATGTTTTTCTTGCGAGACGATCGGCCCGATATATCATGTCCGGGCATGATTGATATTATTGGTGGTCACCTTGAAGGTGACGAATCCCCGGAAGAAGCTGCTCGTCGGGAAGTCGGTGAAGAATTAAAAGACAAAGATACAGGTCAGTCCTTTGTAGCGAGCGACATTAAGCTCTTCAAAACTTGGGTTGATGATAGGCCTGGAGAGCATAATGTATTTGTAGCTGAGCTAGATAGTGTACCAAATCTTAGAACTGACGAGGGTCAGGGCCTGGTTTTTTTGACTAGAGAACAAGCTCGCAGTACTAATTTTGCATATGGTTATAGCGAAGTGGTTAATGAATATCTCGATTCTCTTGAGGCAACTTCGGAAAACCCAGCTTCGTAG
- a CDS encoding winged helix-turn-helix domain-containing protein, protein MLDLFITSKTRRKIITLYTKYPDFRIHVRGLAKMIKEDAGNVQRELQRLEKAGFVKSAKEGNSKVYFANQHFKLYRELQGIVLKSQVRHIKA, encoded by the coding sequence ATGCTCGATCTCTTTATCACATCCAAAACGCGGCGTAAGATTATTACGTTATATACCAAGTATCCGGATTTTCGGATACATGTGCGCGGTTTGGCCAAAATGATTAAAGAAGATGCTGGCAATGTTCAGCGCGAGCTCCAACGCCTAGAAAAGGCCGGTTTTGTCAAAAGTGCCAAGGAGGGTAACTCCAAGGTTTACTTTGCCAACCAGCACTTTAAGCTCTACCGAGAGCTCCAAGGCATAGTCTTAAAATCTCAAGTGAGGCATATAAAAGCATAA
- the recJ gene encoding single-stranded-DNA-specific exonuclease RecJ has product MPEVRQSTQLSALVAQILAQRGYTTPGQIQEFLDPDYNSGLHDPFLLTGMAAAVERIISAIKNRQSIGIYGDYDIDGLTASAAMLDFLSSLGAKAEVYIPDRFEEGYGINTEALTKLKAKGIDLVISVDCGITSLAEADWARTNKLDLIITDHHSVPDQLPQALAVINPKQPGDNYPFKDLAGVGVAFKLIQGIQQKLGRPEPGQEKWLLDLVALGTVCDVVTLVGENRLLVKYGLKVMAKSRRVGLKALADVAGIDLGGISSYHLGFMLGPRLNAAGRLEHAQKALALLTATNSSEAGQLADYLDGLNQERRDQQAQILAEAGTQAERYQNDPILVLASPDWSHGIVGIVASKLVERWHKPVLIMQIMGDLAKGSARSTANFNLIENLRKLDERFVKLGGHHFAAGFTIKSADIEKLRAELIERMAAADPARSEGEEADLEVDNFSSLKLDLIREIDLLEPFGNGNPKPIIAIPNLKVVRVGQVGKDQKHLKLALADTGGETLTALGFNMADRHPNLSIGQSIEVKTQLVSNAFFGQPEPELVLISLQ; this is encoded by the coding sequence ATGCCTGAAGTTAGACAATCCACCCAGTTATCAGCTCTGGTAGCGCAGATTTTGGCTCAGCGCGGTTATACCACGCCGGGTCAGATCCAAGAGTTCCTGGATCCTGATTATAATAGTGGGCTGCATGATCCATTTTTGTTAACCGGAATGGCAGCGGCGGTTGAGAGAATTATTAGCGCCATTAAAAATCGCCAGTCAATTGGCATTTACGGTGATTACGACATTGATGGCTTGACTGCCAGTGCCGCTATGCTGGACTTTCTGAGTAGCCTGGGCGCCAAGGCTGAGGTCTACATTCCTGATCGATTTGAAGAAGGTTATGGCATAAACACCGAAGCCTTAACTAAACTCAAAGCCAAGGGCATTGATCTAGTCATCAGTGTTGACTGTGGTATTACCAGTTTGGCTGAGGCCGATTGGGCTAGGACCAACAAGCTTGATTTAATTATTACTGATCACCACTCGGTGCCGGATCAACTGCCGCAGGCGTTAGCGGTTATCAATCCCAAACAACCTGGCGACAATTATCCCTTCAAGGATCTGGCTGGTGTTGGGGTGGCCTTTAAGTTGATTCAAGGTATCCAACAAAAGTTGGGGCGGCCGGAGCCCGGCCAGGAAAAGTGGCTGCTTGATCTAGTGGCCTTGGGTACGGTTTGTGATGTCGTGACTTTGGTCGGTGAGAATCGCCTGCTGGTGAAATATGGGCTAAAAGTTATGGCCAAAAGCCGTCGGGTGGGTTTAAAGGCGTTGGCCGATGTGGCGGGTATCGATCTGGGTGGAATTTCTAGTTATCACTTGGGCTTTATGCTTGGCCCCAGACTAAATGCGGCTGGCCGGTTGGAGCATGCCCAAAAGGCCTTAGCCCTATTAACGGCTACTAATTCTAGTGAGGCGGGGCAACTAGCGGACTATCTTGATGGCTTGAACCAAGAGCGGCGTGACCAGCAGGCCCAAATTTTGGCCGAAGCTGGGACTCAGGCCGAACGCTACCAAAATGATCCCATCTTAGTACTAGCTAGCCCAGATTGGAGCCATGGCATAGTGGGGATAGTAGCTTCAAAACTAGTTGAGCGGTGGCATAAACCAGTTCTGATCATGCAAATTATGGGAGATTTGGCCAAAGGATCGGCTAGGAGCACAGCAAATTTCAATTTGATTGAAAACTTACGGAAGCTAGACGAGCGCTTTGTTAAACTGGGCGGCCATCATTTTGCCGCTGGCTTCACAATTAAGAGCGCCGATATCGAAAAACTCCGCGCAGAGTTGATTGAACGAATGGCTGCTGCAGACCCGGCGCGTTCAGAAGGAGAAGAGGCTGACCTTGAGGTCGATAATTTTAGTAGCTTGAAGCTCGATTTAATTCGCGAAATCGATTTACTAGAGCCCTTTGGCAATGGTAATCCTAAACCTATCATTGCCATCCCAAACCTGAAAGTGGTTAGGGTCGGCCAGGTTGGAAAAGATCAAAAACACCTTAAACTGGCCTTGGCTGATACCGGCGGCGAAACTCTAACAGCCTTGGGCTTCAATATGGCTGATCGTCACCCCAACCTCAGCATTGGGCAGTCGATTGAGGTTAAAACGCAGCTAGTTTCGAACGCTTTCTTTGGCCAGCCCGAACCAGAATTAGTTCTGATAAGCTTGCAATAA
- the hisS gene encoding histidine--tRNA ligase, whose protein sequence is MAKNKFQNVRGMPDILPPDQPRYEQVMGLFEVLASDAGYERIDTPIIEDSGLFERSVGQETDIVSKEMYTFSDKSDNQLTLRPEPTAGVVRAYIQHGMASLAKPVKLFVAGPMFRYDRPQAGRQRQFTQVGVEVFGESNPSIDAQVIILSHRFITQLGLRDVSVQINSIGDEVCRPKYKTALVEYLEGQKSQLCEDCRQRLKTNPLRVLDCKEPGCVKVVAGAPQILDFLCKPCRAHFTGVLEYLDEFEVTYELNHLLVRGLDYYTRTVFELYGTREGAQSALGGGGRYDKLVEELGGQPTPAVGFGLGVERIIIELDQNNVPVIKSTGRKVFVASLGEPARLAGFKLIEELLDARVGAVGVIDKDGIASQLTRADKLGVPFAIIIGQKEVFDKVVILRDMTSGAQEMIPRNKIVGELRKRFDQK, encoded by the coding sequence ATGGCTAAGAATAAGTTTCAAAATGTTCGCGGAATGCCCGACATTCTGCCTCCAGATCAACCTCGTTACGAGCAGGTAATGGGGCTTTTTGAGGTTTTGGCCAGCGACGCCGGCTACGAGCGCATCGATACACCAATCATTGAAGATTCAGGGCTATTTGAGCGCAGCGTTGGCCAAGAAACCGACATTGTGTCCAAGGAAATGTACACCTTTAGTGATAAATCGGATAATCAGTTAACGCTTAGGCCAGAGCCAACTGCCGGCGTTGTTAGGGCCTACATTCAGCATGGTATGGCTTCACTGGCGAAGCCAGTTAAGTTATTTGTAGCCGGGCCAATGTTTCGCTACGATCGGCCGCAGGCCGGCCGTCAGCGCCAATTTACCCAAGTGGGGGTAGAGGTCTTCGGCGAATCAAACCCGAGCATTGACGCCCAGGTGATTATTTTGTCGCATCGCTTTATTACTCAATTAGGGTTAAGGGATGTTTCGGTTCAAATCAATTCGATCGGCGATGAAGTTTGTCGACCAAAATATAAAACCGCTTTGGTGGAATATTTGGAAGGCCAAAAATCCCAGCTGTGTGAGGATTGCCGCCAGCGACTTAAAACCAACCCGCTCAGAGTTCTAGATTGTAAGGAGCCGGGATGTGTGAAGGTGGTGGCAGGAGCACCCCAGATCCTGGATTTTCTCTGTAAACCCTGCCGGGCTCATTTTACCGGAGTATTAGAGTACCTGGATGAATTTGAGGTGACCTACGAGCTCAATCATCTCTTAGTTCGAGGGTTGGATTACTATACACGGACCGTTTTTGAGCTCTACGGCACCAGAGAGGGGGCTCAAAGTGCCCTGGGTGGAGGTGGCCGCTACGATAAGCTGGTCGAAGAATTAGGCGGCCAACCAACCCCAGCTGTTGGCTTCGGCTTAGGCGTCGAACGCATCATCATCGAACTTGATCAAAATAATGTCCCAGTGATCAAAAGCACCGGTCGCAAGGTCTTTGTGGCAAGCCTAGGTGAGCCGGCTAGACTAGCTGGCTTCAAACTAATCGAAGAGCTGCTGGATGCCCGGGTCGGCGCCGTGGGCGTGATTGATAAGGACGGCATCGCTTCACAGCTGACCAGGGCCGATAAATTGGGTGTGCCTTTTGCCATCATCATTGGTCAAAAGGAAGTTTTTGATAAAGTCGTGATACTAAGAGATATGACTTCCGGTGCCCAAGAAATGATCCCGCGCAATAAGATCGTTGGCGAATTGCGCAAACGCTTCGACCAAAAATAG
- a CDS encoding HIT domain-containing protein — MKDCLFCQIAGDKSKLVWENAIAAAFPDINPKAPVHVLLVPKKHIESLDHLEDPTLGGQLLEAVAACARSLGIGGGYRVQINVGRTGGQIIDHLHIHIMGGQRFRD; from the coding sequence ATGAAAGACTGTTTGTTTTGCCAGATTGCTGGTGATAAATCTAAACTGGTTTGGGAAAACGCTATCGCAGCTGCCTTCCCGGATATCAACCCTAAGGCGCCAGTCCATGTATTGTTAGTGCCCAAAAAACATATTGAGAGCTTGGATCATTTGGAAGATCCAACTCTTGGTGGGCAGCTGCTGGAAGCTGTAGCGGCTTGTGCCAGGAGTTTGGGTATTGGCGGTGGCTACCGGGTGCAAATCAACGTCGGGCGCACCGGCGGCCAGATCATCGATCATCTTCACATTCACATCATGGGCGGCCAGCGCTTCCGGGACTAA
- the rpsU gene encoding 30S ribosomal protein S21 has product MLQVTRKDDRESLENLIRRFNKKVQQSGVLGVARRKKYFEKPLSKREQREIAIRKRARKEIKAKQYLGIR; this is encoded by the coding sequence TTGTTACAAGTTACCCGTAAAGACGACCGCGAAAGTCTCGAAAACCTAATCCGACGCTTTAATAAAAAAGTTCAGCAGTCGGGTGTTTTGGGTGTGGCCAGACGCAAAAAATATTTTGAAAAGCCTCTAAGTAAACGCGAACAGCGCGAGATTGCAATTCGCAAACGAGCTCGCAAAGAGATTAAGGCCAAGCAATACCTAGGAATCCGTTAA
- a CDS encoding GatB/YqeY domain-containing protein, with protein MLVDQINQETTQALRDGASDKLAVMRLIKTSLKNEEIKQGHELADGEAMAVLIKEAKQRRDSIAAYEGAGRGDLAAAESAELDIIQTYLPKQLNPDELKALVSEAITDAGPNPQMGAIIGAVKAKAGPSADGSEIAKLVRENLS; from the coding sequence ATGTTGGTTGATCAAATCAATCAGGAAACCACCCAGGCTTTGCGCGATGGAGCATCCGACAAGTTGGCGGTTATGCGCTTAATTAAAACCAGTTTGAAGAACGAAGAAATCAAACAAGGCCACGAGTTAGCTGATGGCGAAGCTATGGCGGTGTTAATCAAAGAGGCCAAACAGCGTCGTGATTCAATTGCGGCATACGAAGGCGCCGGGCGAGGTGATCTGGCCGCGGCCGAATCGGCTGAGCTGGACATCATCCAAACCTATTTACCAAAGCAATTAAACCCAGACGAACTCAAAGCGCTAGTTAGCGAAGCCATCACTGACGCCGGCCCCAATCCCCAGATGGGAGCCATTATTGGTGCCGTCAAAGCCAAGGCTGGTCCGAGTGCCGATGGGTCAGAAATCGCTAAATTAGTTCGCGAGAATTTAAGTTAG
- the ybeY gene encoding rRNA maturation RNase YbeY, producing MALKLALSGPLPKGVKKALLEAVITALNATAQNLPNGTINLKLVDDSEIRALNKKYSGNDYATDVLSFNYLEDGAEPGGEIGDMAISRETAERQAAKAGTDLETEIVLLFIHGCLHLIGLDHADSSGRRRMEIIQAGLMHDLGLTYRNFEWDSSAA from the coding sequence GTGGCCCTCAAATTAGCCCTTAGCGGCCCTTTACCCAAGGGCGTTAAAAAGGCTTTACTAGAAGCTGTTATCACCGCTCTAAATGCCACGGCGCAGAATCTGCCAAACGGCACAATTAACCTTAAGCTAGTTGACGATAGCGAGATTCGAGCCTTAAATAAGAAGTATAGCGGCAACGATTACGCCACCGATGTGTTGAGCTTCAATTACTTAGAAGATGGGGCAGAGCCGGGTGGCGAAATCGGCGATATGGCGATAAGCCGTGAGACGGCCGAACGCCAGGCCGCTAAAGCCGGTACCGATCTAGAAACCGAAATCGTTTTGCTCTTCATCCACGGCTGCCTCCATCTGATCGGACTTGATCACGCCGACTCAAGCGGCCGTAGGCGAATGGAGATCATCCAGGCCGGGCTGATGCACGATTTAGGATTAACCTATAGGAACTTTGAATGGGATTCATCCGCAGCCTAA
- a CDS encoding diacylglycerol kinase family protein: MNGVISVLRSERNARIHVVIALLTLLLGLILNISNAEMAAIFFAILLVFLAELLNTAIEETLNLVDGKENPKVRLIKDMTAGAVLVAACGAIVIGIAIFWPYILGLVWQG; this comes from the coding sequence ATGAACGGGGTAATCAGCGTTCTGCGTAGCGAGCGCAATGCTCGAATTCACGTTGTGATAGCGCTACTAACGCTCTTACTCGGTCTGATTTTAAATATTTCCAACGCTGAGATGGCAGCGATTTTCTTTGCTATCCTACTGGTCTTTTTGGCTGAACTCTTAAATACAGCTATCGAAGAAACCCTAAACTTAGTTGATGGCAAAGAAAATCCCAAGGTTAGGCTGATCAAAGATATGACGGCCGGGGCGGTCCTAGTAGCGGCTTGTGGTGCTATTGTCATCGGTATCGCTATCTTTTGGCCCTATATATTGGGATTGGTATGGCAGGGCTAG
- a CDS encoding nucleoside monophosphate kinase produces the protein MAGLVDIILGPPGSGKSEQASRLAASHRYVQISTGALLRASNDSAIKATIDSGELESSEVVEKVLLAAIEQIDASLPILLDGFPRLKAEAKWLDQALNKLGRELGHIFVINVTEAEALKRLESRGRSDDPKAVIKHRWQEYTTQTEPVISSYRHDGRLIEIEGAGTPEEVAERIAASL, from the coding sequence ATGGCAGGGCTAGTCGATATTATCCTAGGGCCCCCAGGTTCGGGGAAATCCGAACAGGCTAGCCGGCTGGCCGCCAGCCACCGCTACGTCCAGATATCGACCGGGGCCTTGCTGCGGGCATCAAATGATTCGGCCATCAAGGCTACGATCGATTCGGGAGAGTTGGAGTCCAGCGAAGTCGTTGAAAAGGTTCTGCTGGCCGCCATTGAGCAAATTGACGCTAGTCTACCAATTCTGCTTGATGGTTTTCCCAGACTCAAGGCTGAGGCTAAATGGCTAGATCAGGCCCTAAACAAACTAGGCCGGGAGTTGGGCCATATTTTCGTTATCAATGTTACTGAAGCCGAAGCTCTCAAACGCCTAGAGTCTCGCGGACGCTCAGATGATCCTAAGGCTGTGATCAAACATCGGTGGCAGGAATACACTACCCAGACTGAACCAGTCATTTCTAGCTACCGTCACGATGGGCGCTTAATCGAAATCGAGGGGGCTGGGACGCCAGAAGAAGTGGCTGAGCGCATTGCTGCAAGCCTATGA
- the map gene encoding type I methionyl aminopeptidase: MMNRVKTESEITAMRTGGQILAQVLEFLKPQTVAGITTGELSGLAASETKRLGGGTPILGYEGYPEPICICINDEVVHGIPGDRVVRDGDIVSFDFCVSYDGMITDAATTIGVGAVSKEAKRLMHATADSLALGIKAAQAGIVVDDISGVIEDRLRRDKLGVVEALCGHGVGHGIHEDPEIPNFRTGYPGPKLLAGMTIAIEPMATLGHHAVRLAPDRWTFKTVDGSLSAQFEHTILITDRGSEILTKA; the protein is encoded by the coding sequence ATGATGAACCGCGTCAAAACTGAGAGCGAAATTACCGCCATGAGAACGGGTGGCCAAATTTTGGCCCAGGTGCTGGAATTTTTAAAACCCCAAACTGTGGCTGGGATCACCACTGGTGAGCTATCGGGCCTAGCAGCCTCGGAAACCAAGCGCTTGGGCGGCGGGACGCCGATTCTGGGCTATGAGGGCTACCCCGAACCAATCTGTATTTGTATTAACGATGAGGTCGTTCACGGCATACCTGGAGATAGGGTAGTTCGTGATGGTGATATTGTCTCGTTTGATTTTTGTGTTTCATACGATGGCATGATTACCGATGCTGCTACCACCATCGGTGTGGGAGCGGTCTCAAAGGAGGCCAAGCGTTTAATGCATGCCACGGCCGACTCACTGGCCCTGGGTATAAAAGCTGCTCAAGCGGGCATTGTGGTCGATGACATCTCGGGTGTCATCGAGGACCGTTTGCGGCGCGATAAGCTAGGCGTAGTTGAAGCCCTCTGTGGGCATGGGGTTGGTCACGGCATTCACGAGGATCCGGAAATACCCAATTTTCGGACCGGCTACCCTGGACCAAAATTATTAGCCGGCATGACCATTGCAATTGAACCGATGGCCACACTGGGCCATCACGCCGTCCGGTTGGCTCCTGATCGCTGGACTTTCAAAACGGTTGATGGCAGCCTGTCAGCTCAATTTGAACACACTATTTTAATAACTGATCGGGGCAGCGAGATTCTAACCAAGGCCTAG
- the ftsA gene encoding cell division protein FtsA produces MSAKQPEQTYIGLDIGSTKVCCVVGLAEEGATNPSIIGVGTAPTTGMRKGVVVDVEETVTSITTAVDEAERISGVTIDRATISIDGAHVTSLNSKGTIAVGRADQEITLDDVHRAEEAATAVQLPPNQEILQVFPRSYNVDTQTNIKDPVGMNGVRLEVEAHIITGASPAIKNLNRSIYQAGIDIEGQVLVPLAAARAVLTKRQKELGVALVDIGGGTTGIAVFEEGDVLYSSVLPIGAGHITNDLAIGLRTSIDVAEKIKLKYVNAHPGKVSSTEKLRIEELTSDEVVVSRRELNRIVGARLDEMMQMIKAELKKVSKDGMLPAGVVLTGGGAKLPGLADLAKQALGLPVAIGKPEGLSGIADRVSDPAYAAPVGLMLENMAYSHTEDKANLKIGQTVDRIKKTLRNLLP; encoded by the coding sequence GTGTCCGCAAAACAGCCCGAACAAACTTACATAGGTCTCGACATCGGCAGCACCAAAGTCTGCTGCGTGGTTGGGCTAGCCGAGGAAGGTGCCACCAACCCCAGCATTATCGGCGTTGGCACCGCACCGACTACTGGCATGCGTAAGGGGGTGGTGGTAGACGTTGAGGAAACCGTTACTTCCATTACCACAGCCGTTGATGAAGCTGAGAGAATTTCTGGGGTTACGATTGATCGAGCGACTATCAGCATTGATGGTGCCCACGTCACCAGCCTTAATTCCAAAGGCACTATCGCTGTCGGTCGGGCTGATCAGGAAATCACATTGGATGATGTGCATCGGGCCGAAGAGGCCGCGACCGCGGTTCAATTGCCGCCCAACCAAGAAATTTTACAAGTTTTCCCCCGTAGTTATAACGTTGACACTCAAACCAATATCAAAGACCCAGTCGGCATGAATGGCGTTCGTCTGGAGGTTGAAGCCCACATTATTACCGGAGCCAGCCCAGCCATTAAAAACCTCAATCGCAGTATTTATCAGGCTGGTATCGATATCGAAGGTCAGGTGTTGGTACCGCTGGCGGCCGCTCGGGCCGTGCTGACCAAGCGGCAGAAGGAGCTCGGTGTGGCTCTAGTCGACATCGGCGGCGGCACCACTGGCATTGCGGTTTTCGAAGAGGGGGATGTCCTCTACAGCAGTGTGCTACCGATCGGGGCCGGACATATTACCAATGATCTAGCGATTGGCCTAAGAACCAGCATCGATGTAGCCGAAAAAATAAAACTCAAATACGTCAACGCCCACCCGGGTAAGGTTAGTTCAACCGAGAAGTTACGCATTGAAGAACTAACCTCAGACGAAGTGGTCGTCTCCCGGCGTGAACTGAATCGAATTGTCGGCGCTAGACTAGATGAGATGATGCAGATGATTAAAGCTGAACTTAAGAAAGTCAGTAAAGACGGGATGCTACCGGCCGGCGTGGTCTTAACTGGTGGTGGCGCTAAGCTACCGGGACTGGCTGATCTGGCCAAACAAGCCTTAGGCCTGCCAGTCGCAATTGGCAAGCCGGAGGGTTTGAGCGGCATCGCTGATCGCGTGAGCGACCCAGCCTACGCCGCACCAGTCGGTTTGATGTTAGAAAATATGGCCTATTCGCATACCGAAGACAAAGCCAACCTCAAAATTGGCCAGACCGTTGACCGCATCAAAAAGACACTTCGCAACCTGTTACCATAA
- the ftsZ gene encoding cell division protein FtsZ, with amino-acid sequence MAEIIPEVQTFARIKVVGVGGAGSAAIERMITSRVQGVEFVVVNTDAQALHYSSAPRKVHIGKETTRGLGSGSDPAVGRKAAEESEADIYEMLKGADMVFIPIGAGGGTGSGAGPFIAGAAKELGALVVGIATKPFTFEGERRRRNADVAIDELKDNVDTLITIPNDRLLQMIDRKTSLMDAFHVVDEVLQQGVQGISDLITIHGLINLDFADIKAIMTDAGSSLMGIGKAGGENRAIQAARQAIDSPLLEVSVEGAKGVLFNITGGRNMTMHEIDEAAKTITDAVDPEANIIFGAVLDETLDDDIKITVVATGFAGHIKSTPETAETEPLFEPDVITEARQPFINERPQGFGEPIPAEVEEPEVQPEPARRSALASIEPEPDPSELDTTMSVDQAIKSADKPVEAKSSVVADVSSLNLEDDDLDVPAFIRRKVE; translated from the coding sequence ATGGCAGAGATAATTCCAGAAGTTCAGACCTTTGCTCGGATTAAGGTGGTTGGAGTTGGGGGAGCCGGCAGTGCCGCCATCGAGCGTATGATTACATCGAGAGTCCAGGGAGTGGAGTTTGTCGTGGTTAATACCGATGCCCAGGCTCTGCACTATTCTAGTGCCCCCAGGAAAGTCCACATTGGCAAGGAAACCACTCGGGGTCTTGGTTCTGGTTCGGATCCAGCCGTTGGGCGCAAAGCCGCTGAGGAAAGCGAAGCTGATATTTATGAAATGCTAAAAGGCGCCGATATGGTCTTCATCCCGATCGGGGCCGGCGGTGGCACCGGTTCTGGTGCTGGACCATTCATTGCTGGCGCGGCCAAGGAGCTGGGCGCTTTGGTGGTCGGAATTGCTACCAAACCATTCACCTTCGAAGGCGAACGCCGGCGGCGTAATGCCGATGTGGCCATTGATGAGCTCAAAGATAACGTTGATACCCTGATTACTATTCCGAATGATCGCTTGCTCCAAATGATCGATCGCAAAACCTCACTAATGGATGCTTTCCATGTGGTTGATGAGGTCTTGCAGCAAGGCGTGCAAGGGATATCGGATCTAATTACCATTCATGGTTTGATCAACCTAGACTTCGCCGATATTAAGGCCATTATGACTGATGCCGGGTCATCGCTGATGGGCATCGGCAAAGCCGGAGGCGAAAATCGCGCCATTCAGGCTGCCCGCCAGGCTATCGATTCACCGCTACTAGAAGTCAGCGTCGAAGGCGCCAAAGGCGTATTGTTCAACATTACTGGTGGGCGCAACATGACCATGCACGAAATCGACGAGGCTGCCAAAACCATTACCGATGCGGTTGATCCGGAGGCCAACATTATCTTTGGGGCTGTACTTGATGAAACCCTCGATGACGATATCAAAATCACGGTGGTAGCGACTGGTTTTGCCGGCCATATTAAATCGACCCCAGAGACGGCCGAAACCGAGCCGCTGTTTGAACCCGATGTTATTACCGAGGCCCGCCAGCCCTTCATCAACGAGCGACCCCAAGGCTTTGGCGAACCAATTCCAGCCGAGGTCGAAGAGCCTGAGGTTCAACCTGAGCCGGCCAGACGCTCGGCGCTGGCTAGCATCGAGCCCGAACCTGACCCTAGCGAACTCGATACCACCATGAGTGTTGATCAAGCCATCAAAAGCGCTGATAAGCCGGTGGAAGCCAAAAGTTCAGTCGTAGCGGATGTTAGTAGCCTCAATTTAGAAGATGACGATTTAGATGTACCAGCCTTTATTCGCCGCAAAGTCGAATAG